The following coding sequences lie in one Oncorhynchus nerka isolate Pitt River linkage group LG14, Oner_Uvic_2.0, whole genome shotgun sequence genomic window:
- the LOC115123259 gene encoding acetylcholinesterase-like isoform X2, whose protein sequence is MLQQSNGPECVTMVTTHTHITLSLLLFHILPATTTQVDDLIDDVIVATDRGRVRGTRLPVPSGGYVRAFLGIPYGNPPVGELRFRPPQPADGWTGVLHATRYPNSCLQPQDTLFPGFRGAEMWNPNTKMSEDCLYLNIWTPPPLFKTHPKRSKSSSPGSSLAPVMVWIYGGGFTTGTASLDLYDGQFLSQSEGVVVVSMNYRLGPLGFLSLPESEGVRGNAGMLDQRLALYWVANNIAAFGGDPSKVTLFGESAGSASVGLHLLSPGSHGLFNRAILQSGSPNTPWAVMTQQQAWNRSLSLGRLLGCPLAPLAVLEQCLQRAHPEDIIKQQYNVLSLPTILALPFTPSVDQNFLPDMPEVLLRTGHFLKTEVLIGLNQDEGTYFLVYGAPGYDITSQSLISRENFLKGVDLVLPGFSDVTRETAIFQYTDWTDENSGMKNRDLLGRMLGDHDFNCPVLEFAQRYTEHGGKVRFFLFNHHSSTNPWPAWMGVMHGYEIEFVFGMPLNRTLGYLEEEVVMSRRMMKYWANMARTGNPSIEEGDWPLFTVDQQEYITLNSSPPQTQKRLAAHQCQFWNNFLPKLQDVTGC, encoded by the exons ATGCTTCAACAATCTAATGG ACCTGAATGTGTTACCATGGtgaccactcacacacacatcaccctgtcactccTGCTGTTCCACATTCTCCCGGCCACAACGACTCAGGTTGATGACCTCATCGATGATGTCATTGTCGCCACGGACCGTGGCAGAGTCCGGGGCACTCGGCTTCCCGTGCCAAGTGGTGGATATGTCAGGGCATTCCTGGGAATTCCCTATGGGAACCCCCCCGTTGGGGAACTGCGTTTTCGCCCTCCTCAGCCTGCAGATGGGTGGACAGGGGTACTACACGCCACACGCTACCCCAACTCCTGcctccaaccccaggatacattATTTCCTG GGTTCCGTGGAGCTGAGATGTGGAACCCCAACACCAAGATGAGTGAAGACTGTCTCTACCTCAACATATGgactcctccccctttgtttAAGACACACCCTAAACGTTCCAAGAGCTCCTCCCCTGGTTCCTCATTAGCTCCTGTCATGGTGTGGATATACGGAGGCGGGTTCACTACAGGCACCGCCTCCCTAGACCTGTATGACGGACAATTCCTTAGCCAATCAGAAGGCGTCGTGGTGGTGTCTATGAACTACAG GCTCGGTCCATTGggtttcctgtctcttcctgagAGCGAGGGTGTCCGTGGTAACGCTGGAATGCTGGACCAGCGCTTGGCTCTGTACTGGGTAGCCAATAACATTGCTGCCTTCGGCGGAGACCCTTCAAAG GTGACGTTGTTTGGGGAAAGTGCTGGCTCTGCGTCTGTtggtctccatctcctctcccctggcagccatggcctgttcaacaGGGCAATACTACAGAGTGGTTCCCCTAACACTCCATGGGCTGTCATGACTCAACAGCAGGCCTGGAACAGGTCCCTGTCCCTGGGTAGGCTGTTGGGTTGTCCCCTGGCACCTCTGGCTGTCCTGGAGCAGTGTCTACAGAGAGCCCATCCAGAGGATATCATCAAGCAGCAGTACaacgtcctctctctccccacaatCCTAGCATTACCATTCACCCCCTCTGTCGACCAAAACTTCCTACCAGACATGCCAGAG GTTCTGCTCCGGACGGGACACTTCCTGAAGACAGAGGTGCTGATTGGTTTGAACCAAGATGAGGGGACCTACTTCCTGGTTTACGGGGCGCCAGGATATGACATCACTAGCCAGAGCCTGATCAGCAGGGAGAACTTCCTGAAAGGGGTGGACCTAGTGTTGCCGGGATTCAGTGATGTCACGAGGGAGACAGCCATCTTCCAGTACACTGATTGGACGGATGAGAATAGTGGGATGAAGAATCGTGATTTGCTTGGGCGAATGTTGGGAGACCATGATTTTAACTGCCCTGTGCTGGAGTTTGCCCAGAG GTACACAGAACATGGGGGTAAGGTCCGCTTCTTCCTGTTCAATCACCACTCCTCCACCAATCCCTGGCCAGCATGGATGGGCGTGATGCATGGCTATGAGATTGAGTTTGTCTTTGGAATGCCGCTGAACAGAACCCTGGGATACCTGGAGGAGGAAGTGGTCATGAGCAGGAGGATGATGAAGTACTGGGCCAACATGGCTAGGACCGG